A genomic window from Xyrauchen texanus isolate HMW12.3.18 chromosome 31, RBS_HiC_50CHRs, whole genome shotgun sequence includes:
- the LOC127624742 gene encoding coronin-6-like isoform X1, which yields MSRSIVRQSKFRHVFGQAAKAEQSYDDIRVSKVTWDSSFCAVNPKFLAVIVESSGGGAFLVMPLSKMGRVDKNYPLVVGHSGPVLDIDWCPHNDNILASCSEDTTAMVWQIPDHTPSRPISEPIVVLEGHSKRVGIVKWHPTARNILLTAGSDNLIIIWNVGTGEPLITMDDHPDLIYNISWNYNGSLFCTTCKDRHLRVCDPRKGEVVAERLAPHEGIRPMRAIFTREGNIFTTGFTRMSQRELGLWDPTNFEEPIALLELDTSNGVLSPFYDPDTNIVYLSGKGDSSIRYFEITEEPPYVHYISTFSSKEPQRGMGFMPKRGVDVSKCEIARLYKLHERKCEPIMMTVPRKSDLFQDDLYPDTAGPEPALEPEEWLEGRDTDPILVSMRDGYVPPKSRELKVAKKNVLETRPTTRRSMSAVEGSSLPPQLLEKLVEEIQSLKATVLSQEKRICDLENKLSKYTNGTV from the exons ATGAGTCGCAGCATTGTGCGCCAGAGTAAGTTCAGGCATGTTTTTGGGCAGGCGGCGAAGGCAGAGCAGAGTTATGACGATATACGGGTTTCCAAGGTGACGTGGGACAGCTCCTTCTGTGCAGTTAATCCAAAGTTTTTGGCAGTTATAGTGGAGTCCAGTGGAGGCGGAGCTTTCTTGGTTATGCCTCTTTCAAAG ATGGGTCGAGTGGACAAAAACTACCCCCTAGTGGTTGGACACTCTGGGCCTGTTTTGGACATTGACTGGTGTCCTCACAATGACAACATCCTGGCCAGCTGCTCTGAGGACACCACTGCCATG GTATGGCAGATCCCTGACCACACCCCCTCTCGTCCCATCAGTGAACCCATTGTAGTGTTGGAGGGCCACTCTAAACGGGTGGGCATTGTAAAATGGCACCCAACTGCCCGTAACATACTCCTCACTGCAG GCAGTGATAATCTGATCATCATCTGGAACGTGGGCACTGGAGAACCCCTGATCACTATGGATGACCATCCCGACCTCATCTACAACATCAGCTGGAACTACAACGGCAGCTTATTCTGCACCACCTGCAAGGACCGGCACCTCAGAGTGTGTGATCCCCGCAAAGGCGAGGTGGTGGCG GAGAGACTCGCCCCACATGAGGGTATCCGGCCGATGAGAGCTATCTTTACCAGAGAGGGCAACATTTTCACTACAGGTTTCACCAGGATGAGCCAGAGAGAGCTTGGTCTGTGGGATCCG ACTAATTTTGAAGAGCCCATTGCATTACTGGAGTTGGACACTAGTAATGGAGTTTTATCGCCTTTTTATGATCCCGACACCAACATTGTGTATCTGAGTGGCAAG GGCGACAGCAGTATTCGCTATTTTGAGATCACAGAGGAGCCTCCATATGTGCATTACATCAGCACATTCAGTAGCAAGGAGCCACAGAGAGGAATGGGCTTCATGCCCAAGAGAGGAGTGGATGTCAGCAAGTGTGAAATTGCCAG ATTATATAAACTCCATGAGCGAAAGTGTGAGCCTATCATGATGACAGTACCCAGAAAG TCGGACTTGTTCCAGGATGACCTGTACCCAGATACAGCAGGTCCAGAGCCAGCACTGGAACCTGAAGAATGGTTAGAAGGACGAGATACAGACCCCATACTAGTGTCTATGAGAGATGGTTATGTTCCTCCAAAGAGCAGAGAGCTTAAGGTGGCCAAGAAGAATGTTCTGGAAACCAGGCCCACAACACGTAGAAGCATGTCTGCAGTAGAAGGAAGCAGTTTGCCA CCTCAGTTGTTGGAGAAGCTTGTTGAGGAGATCCAAAGTCTGAAGGCCACCGTTCTTTCTCAGGAGAAGCGAATATGTGACTTAGAGAATAAGCTCTCCAAGTACACTAATGGAACAGTCTGA
- the LOC127624742 gene encoding coronin-6-like isoform X2 encodes MSRSIVRQSKFRHVFGQAAKAEQSYDDIRVSKVTWDSSFCAVNPKFLAVIVESSGGGAFLVMPLSKMGRVDKNYPLVVGHSGPVLDIDWCPHNDNILASCSEDTTAMVWQIPDHTPSRPISEPIVVLEGHSKRVGIVKWHPTARNILLTAGSDNLIIIWNVGTGEPLITMDDHPDLIYNISWNYNGSLFCTTCKDRHLRVCDPRKGEVVAERLAPHEGIRPMRAIFTREGNIFTTGFTRMSQRELGLWDPTNFEEPIALLELDTSNGVLSPFYDPDTNIVYLSGKGDSSIRYFEITEEPPYVHYISTFSSKEPQRGMGFMPKRGVDVSKCEIARLYKLHERKCEPIMMTVPRKSDLFQDDLYPDTAGPEPALEPEEWLEGRDTDPILVSMRDGYVPPKSRELKVAKKNVLETRPTTRRSMSAVEGSSLPSHLKNSRQRSN; translated from the exons ATGAGTCGCAGCATTGTGCGCCAGAGTAAGTTCAGGCATGTTTTTGGGCAGGCGGCGAAGGCAGAGCAGAGTTATGACGATATACGGGTTTCCAAGGTGACGTGGGACAGCTCCTTCTGTGCAGTTAATCCAAAGTTTTTGGCAGTTATAGTGGAGTCCAGTGGAGGCGGAGCTTTCTTGGTTATGCCTCTTTCAAAG ATGGGTCGAGTGGACAAAAACTACCCCCTAGTGGTTGGACACTCTGGGCCTGTTTTGGACATTGACTGGTGTCCTCACAATGACAACATCCTGGCCAGCTGCTCTGAGGACACCACTGCCATG GTATGGCAGATCCCTGACCACACCCCCTCTCGTCCCATCAGTGAACCCATTGTAGTGTTGGAGGGCCACTCTAAACGGGTGGGCATTGTAAAATGGCACCCAACTGCCCGTAACATACTCCTCACTGCAG GCAGTGATAATCTGATCATCATCTGGAACGTGGGCACTGGAGAACCCCTGATCACTATGGATGACCATCCCGACCTCATCTACAACATCAGCTGGAACTACAACGGCAGCTTATTCTGCACCACCTGCAAGGACCGGCACCTCAGAGTGTGTGATCCCCGCAAAGGCGAGGTGGTGGCG GAGAGACTCGCCCCACATGAGGGTATCCGGCCGATGAGAGCTATCTTTACCAGAGAGGGCAACATTTTCACTACAGGTTTCACCAGGATGAGCCAGAGAGAGCTTGGTCTGTGGGATCCG ACTAATTTTGAAGAGCCCATTGCATTACTGGAGTTGGACACTAGTAATGGAGTTTTATCGCCTTTTTATGATCCCGACACCAACATTGTGTATCTGAGTGGCAAG GGCGACAGCAGTATTCGCTATTTTGAGATCACAGAGGAGCCTCCATATGTGCATTACATCAGCACATTCAGTAGCAAGGAGCCACAGAGAGGAATGGGCTTCATGCCCAAGAGAGGAGTGGATGTCAGCAAGTGTGAAATTGCCAG ATTATATAAACTCCATGAGCGAAAGTGTGAGCCTATCATGATGACAGTACCCAGAAAG TCGGACTTGTTCCAGGATGACCTGTACCCAGATACAGCAGGTCCAGAGCCAGCACTGGAACCTGAAGAATGGTTAGAAGGACGAGATACAGACCCCATACTAGTGTCTATGAGAGATGGTTATGTTCCTCCAAAGAGCAGAGAGCTTAAGGTGGCCAAGAAGAATGTTCTGGAAACCAGGCCCACAACACGTAGAAGCATGTCTGCAGTAGAAGGAAGCAGTTTGCCA AGTCATTTGAAGAACAGCAGGCAAAGGTCAAACTGA
- the LOC127624743 gene encoding protein ABHD15-like — protein MWDYFFLLPSLILFLINILLQCNWIRRLAERTVQRFGHCMWIMVCRLLKLPYLVPESFEEQQAKVKLICKPTALANHLKRYCYALTQPPLATWPQSDPHLQIITNLMWPTKEGTEVQGGVRFTRDHLLLQDGGIVALDWAVCLMDQQAQAKKVLHPGGRVLGLHSSNPAIVILIPNALGLMTPHLLRLCHQALQQGFYPVVFHRRGHGGCPLTTPRYQEFGNPSDLMQAIAYLRSHHPSSTLLAISEGSGSGLLLSYLGECGSSSYLMAAACISPVFHGQLWFEYKLPWIYHWMALIYRKIQINRYATALSSVMDVSKILHCKSLQDMEELMFCTAKHSYHNMSKTVDHTGKDNSRLSIKLDWASYWERNEPLRDADEVAVPVLCLCSKDDPLVPPIFTLPEALFQNSPYFLLALTDKGGHCSFMHENKHGGTTSWSHSAVLEYFQVVAEFIGVEERNGFKDGFHSLRHSSSAVFSRRRRSTLLKKERPILSSRRRQISTPSDILTFEEEQEDFTWNRSYTR, from the exons ATGTGGGACTACTTCTTCCTGCTTCCTTCTCTGATTCTGTTCCTGATTAACATTCTGCTTCAATGCAACTGGATTCGTCGCCTTGCAGAGAGAACTGTTCAACGGTTCGGTCACTGTATGTGGATTATGGTTTGTAGACTTCTGAAACTCCCATACTTGGTTCCAGAGTCATTTGAAGAACAGCAGGCAAAGGTCAAACTGATCTGTAAACCTACAGCCCTGGCCAACCACCTGAAGAGGTACTGTTATGCTTTAACACAGCCTCCACTGGCAACATGGCCTCAGAGTGACCCTCATCTTCAGATAATCACCAATCTCATGTGGCCCACAAAGGAAGGCACTGAAGTACAAGGAGGAGTTCGCTTTACAAGAGACCACCTTCTGCTCCAGGATGGAGGCATTGTGGCCCTAGACTGGGCTGTTTGTCTAATGGACCAACAGGCTCAGGCCAAAAAGGTACTTCATCCAGGAGGAAGAGTTCTTGGCTTACACTCTAGCAATCCAGCGATTGTCATTCTTATTCCCAATGCTTTGGGCCTAATGACACCGCACTTGCTCAGATTGTGCCACCAGGCTTTGCAGCAGGGTTTTTATCCTGTAGTGTTCCATCGTCGTGGTCATGGTGGCTGCCCTCTGACCACTCCACGCTACCAGGAATTTGGAAATCCATCTGATCTTATGCAGGCTATAGCATACTTGCGGAGCCACCATCCATCCTCAACTCTGCTGGCAATCAGTGAGGGCTCCGGATCTGGCTTGCTGCTGTCATATCTGGGGGAATGTGGCTCATCATCCTACCTGATGGCTGCTGCTTGCATCTCTCCTGTGTTTCATGGACAACTCTGGTTTGAGTACAAACTACCGTGGATCTATCACTGGATGGCCCTCATTTACCGGAAGATTCAAATAAACAG GTATGCAACTGCTTTGAGCTCCGTGATGGATGTTTCAAAAATTCTACACTGCAAATCCTTGCAAGATATGGAAGAATTAATGTTCTGTACTGCTAAGCATTCATATCACAACATGTCCAAAACAGTGGACCACACTGGAAAGGATAATTCAAGACTATCAATTAAGCTGGACTGGGCAAGTTACTGGGAGAGGAATGAACCTCTGCGAGATGCAGATGAAGTGGCTGTGCCAGTGCTCTGTTTGTGTAGCAAAGATGACCCTCTTGTGCCACCTATTTTCACTCTACCTGAAGCACTTTTTCAAAATAGCCCTTACTTTCTGCTGGCCCTAACAGACAAGGGAGGTCATTGCAGCTTTATGCATGAGAATAAACATGGAGGTACGACTTCCTGGAGTCATTCTGCAGTGCTAGAATATTTCCAGGTGGTTGCTGAATTCATTGGAGTAGAGGAGAGGAATGGGTTCAAGGATGGATTTCACAGCCTGAGGCATAGCTCCAGTGCGGTGTTTTCCAGAAGAAGGAGATCAAccttgttgaagaaagaaaggccCATCTTAAGTTCACGAAGACGACAGATCTCAACTCCCTCTGATATATTAACATTTGAAGAAGAGCAAGAGGATTTTACTTGGAACAGATCCTACACTCGCTGA